From the Bos taurus isolate L1 Dominette 01449 registration number 42190680 breed Hereford chromosome 22, ARS-UCD2.0, whole genome shotgun sequence genome, one window contains:
- the POC1A gene encoding POC1 centriolar protein homolog A isoform X3, whose protein sequence is MTAHCPEDPSLERHFKGHRDAVTSVDFSLNTKQLASGSMDSCLMVWHMKPQTRAYRFAGHKDAVTCVNFSPSGHLLASGSRDKTVRIWVPNVKGESTVFRAHTATVRSVHFCSDGQSFVTASDDKTVKVWSTHRQKFLFSLSQHINWVRCAKFSPDGRLIVSASDDKTVKLWDKTSRECVHSYCEHGGFVTYVDFHPSGTCIAAAGMDNTVKVWDVRTHRLLQHYQLHSAAVNALSFHPSGNYLVTASSDSTLKILDLMEGRLLYTLHGHQGPATTVAFSRTGEYFASGGSDEQVMVWKSNFDIVDYGEVLRVQRPPATRASSSGTLTVSILEQRLTLTEDKLKQCLENQQLIMQRTTP, encoded by the exons ATGACCGCGCACTGCCCG GAGGACCCCTCGCTGGAGAGGCATTTTAAGGGCCATCGAGATGCAGTCACCTCTGTGGACTTCAGTCTCAACACAAAGCAGCTGG CCAGTGGCTCCATGGACTCGTGCCTTATGGTGTGGCACATGAAGCCCCAGACCCGTGCCTACCGATTTGCCGGCCACAAGGACGCCGTAACTTGTGTGAACTTTTCCCCTTCGGGACACCTGCTTGCTTCTGGCTCCCGCGACAAGACTGTCCGCATATGGGTACCCAACGT CAAAGGCGAGTCAACTGTGTTTCGTGCACACACGGCCACAGTGAGGAGCGTCCATTTCTGCAGTGATGGCCAGTCCTTCGTGACAGCCTCTGACGACAAGACAGTCAAGGTGTGGTCCACTCATCGCCAGAAATTCCTGTTCTCCCTGAGCCAGCATATCAACTGGGTCCGCTGTGCCAA GTTCTCCCCGGATGGGCGGCTCATCGTATCCGCCAGTGATGACAAAACTGTCAAACTGTGGGACAAGACCAGCCGGGAGTGTGTCCACTCATACTGTGAGCATGGCGG CTTTGTCACCTACGTGGACTTCCACCCCAGTGGCACGTGCATCGCTGCTGCCGGCATGGACAACACGGTGAAGGTGTGGGACGTGCGGACTCACCGGCTCTTACAGCACTATCAGT TGCACAGCGCGGCAGTGAACGCCCTCTCCTTCCACCCGTCGGGGAACTACCTGGTCACAGCCTCCAGCGACTCAACCCTGAAGATCCTGGACCTCATGGAGGGCCGGCTGCTCTACACACTCCATGGCCATCAG GGTCCAGCCACCACGGTTGCCTTTTCAAGAACGGGGGAGTATTTTGCCTCTGGCGGTTCAGATGAACAA GTGATGGTTTGGAAGAGTAACTTTGACATCGTCGATTATGGCGAAGTGCTAAGAGTGCAGAGGCCCCCAGCCACGCGGGCCAGCTCCTCTGGGACTCTG